The following DNA comes from Cellulosilyticum sp. I15G10I2.
GAAACAGGCCAAGTCTTAGAAATATCAGAGCAAACAGCAGGTATTACTGGAAAAGTACGGGCAGGCAATGTTTTTGTAGATGGTATCGGCGTAGGAGATGTAGGTAATGTCGTGCTGCGTGATCGAAGAAACCTGGCACAAGATGGTATGCTGACTATAGTAGCTGCCGTAGAACAGGAGACTTATAGTATTGCTGCAGGACCAGATATTATTACAAGAGGCTTTGTATATGTTAAAGACTCAGAAGAACTTATAAATGGCGTCAAAGAAATTGCTCAGAAAGAGTTAGAATCCTGTCTAAGAAATCAAATGGTTGAAAGAGCCGTTCTGAAAGTTAATATTAAAAAAGCAGTTGAACGGTTTTTATATGACAAGACGAAAAGAAGACCAAGCGTTTTTCCTATCATATTAGAAGTTTAATTAATCTTAAAGTTGAAATTAGGCCAATCTGTATCTATAATAAGAGTAATACAGAATAAAAATATAGGGGTAAATATGAAAATACTAATAGATGCAGACGGTTGCCCAGTAGTGGATATTGTAATAAGTATTGCTAAAATTTATAATATACAAGTACTCATTTTTTGTGATACAGCGCATAGTATTGAAAGAGAAGGTGCAATTACAAAGGTGATTTCAAAAGGTGCAGATGCAGTAGATTTTGTGCTTGTAAATGAAGTGCAAGCTGGAGACATTGTAGTTACTCAGGACTATGGACTAGCCGCAATGGTTCTTTCAAAAAAAGGCCATCCTATTAATCAAAATGGTATGATCTATACAGAAGAGAATATTGATCAACTGCTTTTTACAAGACATCTTGCTAAAAAGGTAAGAAGTT
Coding sequences within:
- a CDS encoding YaiI/YqxD family protein; amino-acid sequence: MKILIDADGCPVVDIVISIAKIYNIQVLIFCDTAHSIEREGAITKVISKGADAVDFVLVNEVQAGDIVVTQDYGLAAMVLSKKGHPINQNGMIYTEENIDQLLFTRHLAKKVRSSGGHIKGPKKRIKENNEAFKKGLTKLVLKVSNRL